From the genome of Coleofasciculaceae cyanobacterium, one region includes:
- a CDS encoding sulfotransferase domain-containing protein, with protein sequence MLVYISSYLRSGNSLMQNLIRNFFARPISGVESNSKLIRTKFAKNWRYNGQTLPNSQEELQSISLKLNRQILSRWNRYIFKTYDINKWVVEYALDLSPYSKNCRCLLPGCQNILTDRNRQKLANDCNYFFIKTHNPPFLEYFDNEYVLQIVRHPSLVFESYFHFLSKYINRHKTLDEVIMGQVPYGSWSDWHQQWERAMSVVNGKFLRLRFEDILLDTLIACQQIKELIGLDYDSTQTLTSFSELKQRDSSYYRSGDTESIDCYNRSESFKLLQKLHAATIASLGYE encoded by the coding sequence ATGCTCGTCTATATTTCATCATATTTAAGGTCGGGTAACTCATTAATGCAAAATTTGATTAGAAACTTTTTTGCCAGACCGATTTCTGGAGTCGAATCAAATAGCAAATTAATTAGAACTAAATTTGCTAAAAATTGGCGTTATAACGGTCAAACTTTACCGAATAGCCAAGAAGAACTACAGTCTATATCTTTGAAGTTAAATCGACAAATTTTATCGAGATGGAACCGATATATTTTTAAAACCTACGATATTAATAAGTGGGTTGTAGAATACGCTCTAGACCTATCGCCTTACAGTAAAAACTGTCGCTGTTTACTACCTGGATGTCAAAATATATTGACAGATCGAAACCGTCAAAAATTAGCCAACGATTGTAATTACTTTTTTATCAAAACCCATAATCCTCCTTTTTTAGAATATTTTGACAATGAATATGTTCTTCAAATCGTGCGTCATCCTAGTTTAGTGTTTGAATCTTACTTTCATTTTTTAAGTAAGTATATTAATCGCCATAAAACTTTGGATGAAGTTATTATGGGCCAAGTTCCTTATGGTTCTTGGAGCGATTGGCATCAGCAATGGGAACGGGCGATGTCTGTTGTTAATGGCAAATTTTTAAGATTGCGCTTTGAAGATATTCTTTTAGATACATTAATAGCTTGCCAGCAAATTAAAGAACTAATTGGGTTGGATTACGATTCTACTCAAACATTAACTTCGTTTAGCGAATTAAAACAACGAGATTCTAGTTATTATCGTTCCGGAGACACCGAGTCTATAGATTGCTACAATCGTTCAGAATCTTTTAAGCTACTCCAGAAATTACATGCTGCTACTATCGCCTCATTAGGTTATGAATAA
- a CDS encoding glycosyltransferase codes for MNKSIPKVSILMCVYNGETYLSEAIASILKQSYTDFEFVIVDDGSTDSTRRILSDYAAKDERIVLIYNQHNLGLEKSLNKGLAATKGKYLVRQDADDISLPNRLQLQVDFLDTHPEVGAVGSSVEFIDRQGTVLGKQDIPEDHHSLQALLLINNYLWHSSMTIRRSLLQKLGGYNEQMLHAEDYDLWWRISCNSYLATLSDILLQYRRDNPAAITKLKRKKQLQCSQQISYKAIQESLQDKSLALDAKAYERLWWSYLELIDKRSYQKWWYEELGESGLLQQQDLNLLESFWNLLASNPTRAEIWGKRFYHLSNHLLRTKQTLIGLKLLWILKSKLQLSVRWHTTVKALVTPYVPNIGRRLWAVGKARVNNFKLHISKNSFLVKN; via the coding sequence ATGAATAAATCAATTCCCAAGGTTAGCATTTTGATGTGTGTCTACAATGGAGAAACTTATCTATCAGAAGCAATAGCAAGTATCTTAAAACAAAGTTATACAGACTTTGAATTTGTAATTGTAGATGATGGCTCTACAGATAGCACGCGGCGGATTCTGAGCGATTATGCAGCCAAAGATGAGAGGATTGTTCTTATCTACAATCAGCATAACTTGGGTCTAGAAAAATCATTAAATAAAGGATTAGCAGCAACTAAAGGAAAATACCTGGTTCGGCAAGATGCAGATGATATCTCATTACCCAATCGCTTACAACTGCAAGTAGATTTTTTAGATACTCATCCAGAAGTAGGTGCAGTAGGTTCTTCTGTAGAATTTATCGATCGCCAAGGCACAGTTTTAGGCAAACAAGACATACCTGAAGACCATCATAGCTTACAGGCACTGCTTTTAATTAACAATTATCTATGGCATTCATCAATGACAATTAGACGAAGTTTGTTACAAAAACTAGGAGGATACAATGAGCAAATGCTTCATGCAGAAGATTACGATCTTTGGTGGCGGATAAGTTGTAATTCTTATTTAGCAACGCTTTCAGATATTCTCTTACAATACCGCCGCGATAATCCTGCTGCTATTACTAAGCTCAAACGAAAAAAACAACTTCAATGTTCGCAGCAAATTTCCTATAAAGCCATACAAGAAAGCCTACAGGACAAAAGCTTAGCTTTAGATGCTAAAGCTTACGAACGTCTCTGGTGGTCATATTTAGAGCTTATAGATAAACGCTCCTATCAAAAATGGTGGTATGAAGAGCTAGGCGAAAGTGGCTTACTTCAGCAGCAAGATCTAAATTTACTAGAGTCGTTTTGGAATTTACTCGCCAGCAATCCTACTAGAGCCGAGATTTGGGGAAAACGTTTCTATCATTTGAGCAATCATTTATTGCGTACCAAACAAACTTTAATCGGACTCAAATTACTGTGGATTTTAAAAAGTAAATTACAATTATCCGTTCGATGGCACACTACAGTTAAAGCTTTAGTTACGCCCTATGTTCCAAACATAGGTCGTCGGCTTTGGGCAGTTGGAAAAGCGAGAGTGAATAACTTTAAATTACATATTTCCAAGAATAGCTTTTTAGTCAAAAACTAA